One window of Zalophus californianus isolate mZalCal1 chromosome 3, mZalCal1.pri.v2, whole genome shotgun sequence genomic DNA carries:
- the LOC113919462 gene encoding actin cytoskeleton-regulatory complex protein PAN1-like codes for MEGARVPGAALQGVGNHGGAGRKRASELTHAHWAASAPPPSSGFLSSSATLPEVQPPSRPPAATPCGRPRPSRLRPPSSPPPPPVVAPACSPGRGGFGAPSRERGVVPGPAARL; via the coding sequence ATGGAAGGCGCACGCGTTCCAGGGGCGGCGCTGCAAGGCGTCGGGAATCACGGAGGGGCGGGGCGGAAACGTGCCAGTGAGCTGACGCACGCGCATTGGGCCGCCAGCGCCCCGCCTCCTTCTTCAggtttcctctcctcctccgCCACTCTTCCGGAAGTGCAGCCGCCCTCGCGCCCACCAGCGGCCACCCCCTGcggcaggccccgcccctcccggctCCGCCCCCCCAGCTCTCCGCCCCCTCCTCCGGTGGTGGCGCCGGCTTGCAGCCCGGGTCGTGGCGGTTTCGGTGCCCCAAGCCGGGAGCGCGGAGTCGTTCCCGGACCGGCGGCCAGGCTATGA